In Chionomys nivalis chromosome 21, mChiNiv1.1, whole genome shotgun sequence, the genomic window caatgcacatcaaaaaaaaaatcattacaagACCCACTTTTGCAGAAAGTGAGACATCTCTGTGACTACATAGCAAATCTCCTAAAGCAAATGCCACCAGAAGCATTCCAGCCTCTGAAAGCCTTACAGTGCCAACCTGGCTATGCATAAGTGCGTAAGTACCCTGACAGTCACCACTGTCACAGGATGCCATCTCCACGACAGTCATGTCCCATAACACCAGAGAGCAATGGCATCACAGAGCTTACCCTGTCCCAGCCCTTCCACAAGTGATTCCTGGACCCTGCCCCTCTAATAACAGAAGTGTGACTTGGAAGAGCAGTGGGGCTCACCTCGATGTTGAGCAGGAACGCGGTCTTGGCCTCCTCTGTCACCCTGTGCTTCACCTCAGGTGTCATCTCCAGGGTGTTCATGCGAGCACGATAGAGCTGTTTGAACTTGGTGGCGTTGTCGATGTTGGGGAAGGTGAAAAAAGCCAAGCCCTCACCAGAGCCAGGCAGGGCCAGGGACTTCTGTGCAATCTTCTTCAGGACCTGGCCCCCTGAGAGGTCACCCAGGTAACGGGTATACGTGTGGGCCACCAGCAGCTCGGGATGAGTGTGCCCCACCTCGTGGAGGTGTCTCACATAGTGCTGTGTGGCTGGAGTGTAAGGGATGGTCTCTTGCCAGTGGGACCCATACCAGAAGGCCATGTCCTGCTCCAGGGCAGCCTTTCGGTGCAGCTCCTCAGGGAAGTAGAGCGGGGCATAGACAGGGTTCTGCTTGTTGCGTTCTATCTCCTCCTCCAGGGCCGCGTAGATATGGTACAAGGAAGCCATCACCagctgaaaccagagccagtttCTCAGAAACCCTCTGTGGCTACCTACTGGGAGACTTTCTGTCCCCACCACTCTGCAGTCCCTCAATCTCCACCTAGCTCACAGTGTTCTCTCCTGTGtgtctagtattttctttttcttctctttttggctttttgagactggCTACACAgtctttgtctgtagaccagaatggccttgaactcacagagatctccctacctctgccttctgagtgctgggattaaaggtgtgcaccaccactgcccagctgtatcAAATGTTTTTTACTGACATCAGTTTCACAACTATGCCAGGAAATAGCAGAATCAAGAGTCTATTGTGTATGCTGGGTACTTAAGAAAGCCCTACTGTCAAAACCAGATTTCTCagaagcactcgggaggctgaatgAGCTAGACAATCTCACTGTTAGGACAAGACACTGCAGGGCTAAGGCAACTTCCCCTTGCCTTCAGAAGCAAATTGGAATTGGGTTAAagatctgggcatggtggtacaagcctgtgGTCCAAATACTCAGGAGACTGACTCGGGAGCATTGAGCGTTCCTGAACTATGTAGGGAGACCCTATCCAATAATCCAAGGTCAGTGGTTGGTTGAGAAGCTATCCAGCCCATGCAAGGCACAGGGTTAATCAGGTCAAGAGAGGATACTCTGAAATTAGGCCATCTCTGTTGGTTTCGGTCCTTTCCACATAATGCTCACTGTGTGGCCTCTTAACCTCTCAGGGCTTTCCCCTTATCGACTCCtcaaggctgagacaggagtatAAAGCGACCAACATAGAGTAAGTCTTCAATTAGCATCCTGCTGTCCAGGCTCCTCTGTCAGCATCACACAGCAGACCAAGAACTTGCTGTGtgaccctctcctctcttctctgagcTAGTGTCAAAATTAGTAGGATGACTTCCTTGGACAAGCCCTCATCACCCTGACTCCAACCTCTCCATTCAATTATTGGCCTGAGAGCTCTGGGTGTACCTCCTACACCCCCCCCCAAATGTTCTGGCTAACCGACAGTCACATACCTTAAAGCCTTCCCTGGTCACCTGGCCCTTCTGGAAGTTCCTCATGAACTCAACGTTCTCTGCCTGGGTGTGCACCTCCTTGGTGGCTTCCTTCAAGGTCTCAGACAGATCCTTGGGCATgctgtggaggaaggaggagaatcaGCAGGGG contains:
- the Hmox1 gene encoding heme oxygenase 1 — protein: MERPQPDSMPKDLSETLKEATKEVHTQAENVEFMRNFQKGQVTREGFKLVMASLYHIYAALEEEIERNKQNPVYAPLYFPEELHRKAALEQDMAFWYGSHWQETIPYTPATQHYVRHLHEVGHTHPELLVAHTYTRYLGDLSGGQVLKKIAQKSLALPGSGEGLAFFTFPNIDNATKFKQLYRARMNTLEMTPEVKHRVTEEAKTAFLLNIELFEELQGLLTQDHKDQIPSQMERLRQRSGSLVQDTTPEEIPRGKSRISSTSSSQAPFLRWVLTLSFLMATVAVGIYAM